Part of the Sodalinema gerasimenkoae IPPAS B-353 genome is shown below.
GGAGGGAGACGGGGGAACCGAGGTAGGCGAGAAGTCGACACATGGGGGAAGAAGGCAGTAGGCAGCAGGCAGCAGGGGGGAGAGGCAAGGGGGTCACCACAGAGGCACAGAGGACAGGTCGAAAAGGAGGAGGCAATAGGCAGGAGGGGTAGGATGTGTTCCGGCATCAGTAGGGGGTTTGACCTAGGCCCATCGATTGTAAGGGCGAAAAATTTTTCGCCCCTACAGGCCGGAACTTAGGCCGTAGGGCGGTTAATTGCCGTTTAGGGTGTTGAGGAGGGCTTGGAGTTTGAGTTGGATTTCTGCGAGTTCTTTGGCGGGATCGGAACCGGCGACGATGCCGGCCCCGGCGTAGAGACGGGCGCGATCGCCGTTGATGAGGGCGGACCGGATGCCGACGATAAACTCGCTGTCTCCTTGATCGTTGACCCAGCCGAGGGGGGCGGCGTAGAGTTGGCGATCAAGGGTTTCCCAGTTTTGGATGGCCTGACAGGCTTCGGGACAGGGAACTCCGGCGACGGCGGGGGTGGGATGAAGTTGGGCGAGAACTTGCAGGGGATGGACGCTGTTGGGTAGGTTGGCGCGGATGGGGGTCCACAGATGTTGGATGTTGGACAGTTGCAGTAGGCGAATGGGGGGGACGGGATGTAGGGTTAGCCCTAATGATTGTAGTTGCTTTTGGATGAAATGTAAGACGACGCGATGTTCATGGCGTTCTTTGGGACTCGAGAGGAGATGGTTGGCCAGTTGGGCGTCGGTGGAGGGGGTTTCACCTCGGGGGGCGGAACCGGCTAGGGCGTCGGCGATGAGTTGACCGTGATGACTGCTGAGGAGACGTTCGGGACTGGCGCCGATGAAGTATTGACCATTGCCGTTGCCGACGGCGAAGCTGTAACAGTCGGGATAGTGTTGTCTGAGTTGGGCTAGGGCGGTGGTGAGATGGAAGGGGGAACGGGCTTGCAGGTCGATGGCGTGGGAGAGGACGACTTTTTGGAGTTGTTTGGTTTCGATGGCGTTGAGGGCCCGCAGTACGTTGTGTTGGAACTGTTGGATATCTCGCCAGTCGCAGTGGACGGGTTGGGGGAGGGCTGGACCGGGTTGGCGGACTGGGGTTGAGGGCAGCGATCGCAACTGTTCCAGGGTGTCCCAGATCTGTTGACTCAGATTCGCGAGATCGCTGTCACGGGTCAGGGGTAGGTTACAGGTGGCGAGGGTTTGTCCGGGTTGATGGCTGAGTTGCCATTGGGGTAGGAAGGCACTGGCGGCGGGGAATAGGGCGTTGCTGGATTGGTCGAAGAAGCTGAAACTACAGAAGATTTGCAGGCCTTGGGGCCAGCCCAGACGGGGGTTGATGAGGCTGGCGTTCTCGTGACAGTGGCGGATAAAGTCCTGTATTCTCTGGAATCGCTGGTCTCCGTTGGCCGCTATCTGACAACAACTGCCCCAGGCGGCGATCGCCTGCTGCTGACGTGGGTTTTCTAAGTAAAATGAGGGCTGATCACCCCGCTGATGCTGGTCGAAGGCTAGGAGGGGGTCGAGATCGGGTAGCCTCACCCGTAGACTCAGCCAATGCGATCGCAGGGTCTCGGGTAATTTTTGCTGCCAATTGAAAAGAAATCTCTCAATATCTTGACAATTTTGAAAGCACTGTGTCGGACTGGGTTGAACGACCATGAACGAGCGTAATGTAAAGATGTATTAAGAGTTGGCTAGCCAGCTTCTGGGTTCCCTCAAACCCCGACGGAGGTGGTCATGACTCTAGGGGCAACTCAAGGCAAGAATCATGGGGACAGCCTCTGGGCGCTGGCTTCTCCTGACTACTAAGCTACCACTGATACCGGGGTGCTGTCGTTTTTCTTAAGGAGGAGGTTGACCCTGTCTTGTCTGAAGCGATCGCCCCAATTGTAAAATACTCCCAAAAGACAACATCACCGTTTAACGCTCATCTGTATTTCTGAAACCTGGAATTAAAACGCACGAATGACCACAATATCTTCATCTGCGACTTCATTTAAACTCTGGTTTGCTGCTATCAAGCCCCCCATGTACACTGTTGCCATTATTCCCATTTGGGTGGGAACGGCGGTGGCTGTGGCGGAACAGCACCTGTTAAATCTGCGCATTTTCTCAACGTTTGTAACAGCGGCAATTTTAATCATTGCTTGGCTAAATTTAAGTAATGATGTGTTTGACTCAGAAACTGGAATTGACAAAAACAAATCCCATTCTCTGGTTAACCTAACCGGCAATAAATCCCTCATCTTCAGTCTAGCCAATCTCTGTTTAATCCTGGGGCTTGCTGGGATTGTGGCGATCGCCGTTTGGCAGCAAGACCTAACTATCCTGGCCCTAATTCTAGGCTGTTGCGCCCTCGGCTACAGTTACCAAGGTCCCCCATTTCGCCTGGGCTATCAAGGACTCGGAGAACCCATTTGTTTTCTGACCTTTGGTCCGATGGCCCTAGCGGCAGCCTACTACAGTCAAACTCAGTCTTGGCAGGGCTTAGTGAATCATCCCATTCCCTTTCTGGTGGCCTCAAGCTTTATTGGTCTGAGTACCAGTATTATCCTCTTCTGTTCCCACTTCCACCAAGTGGACGACGACCAAGCCGCCGGGAAGCGATCGCCGATTGTGCGTCTAGGAACCCAACGGGGGGCGACTCTCCTGAGTTACGTCACTGGATTCATTTTTCTGGAGTTGGCGATCGCCATCAGCCTCGGCTACCTCTCTCCCTGGGTGTTCCTCACCTTTCTCAGTCTCCCCATTGCCATCCAACTCTGTCGCCATGTCCAACGTCACCATAACCAACCCCAACAGGTGAGTAACTGCAAATTCATCGCCGTTAACTTACACTTCCTCAGTGGACTTCTCCTAGGGATTAGTCTAACCCTGTGACCCCAGTTTTATGGGACCCCGAGGGCGATCGCGAAGCCTGCGGGAACCGCAATCGCAGCCCTCATCCCACTCCAACAGTCATCATCAATGTATTCTCTCAGTCTCCAGCCTTATGACTATCCC
Proteins encoded:
- a CDS encoding isochorismate synthase translates to MVVQPSPTQCFQNCQDIERFLFNWQQKLPETLRSHWLSLRVRLPDLDPLLAFDQHQRGDQPSFYLENPRQQQAIAAWGSCCQIAANGDQRFQRIQDFIRHCHENASLINPRLGWPQGLQIFCSFSFFDQSSNALFPAASAFLPQWQLSHQPGQTLATCNLPLTRDSDLANLSQQIWDTLEQLRSLPSTPVRQPGPALPQPVHCDWRDIQQFQHNVLRALNAIETKQLQKVVLSHAIDLQARSPFHLTTALAQLRQHYPDCYSFAVGNGNGQYFIGASPERLLSSHHGQLIADALAGSAPRGETPSTDAQLANHLLSSPKERHEHRVVLHFIQKQLQSLGLTLHPVPPIRLLQLSNIQHLWTPIRANLPNSVHPLQVLAQLHPTPAVAGVPCPEACQAIQNWETLDRQLYAAPLGWVNDQGDSEFIVGIRSALINGDRARLYAGAGIVAGSDPAKELAEIQLKLQALLNTLNGN
- the menA gene encoding 2-carboxy-1,4-naphthoquinone phytyltransferase codes for the protein MTTISSSATSFKLWFAAIKPPMYTVAIIPIWVGTAVAVAEQHLLNLRIFSTFVTAAILIIAWLNLSNDVFDSETGIDKNKSHSLVNLTGNKSLIFSLANLCLILGLAGIVAIAVWQQDLTILALILGCCALGYSYQGPPFRLGYQGLGEPICFLTFGPMALAAAYYSQTQSWQGLVNHPIPFLVASSFIGLSTSIILFCSHFHQVDDDQAAGKRSPIVRLGTQRGATLLSYVTGFIFLELAIAISLGYLSPWVFLTFLSLPIAIQLCRHVQRHHNQPQQVSNCKFIAVNLHFLSGLLLGISLTL